The Labrys wisconsinensis genomic interval GCGATCTCCTCGGGGCAGCCAATCTGCATGTTCTGTCTGTTCTGGATGGTGCGGACGAACTCGCCGGCCTCGAGCAGGGAGTCGTGGGTTCCGGTGTCGAGCCAGGCATAGCCGCGACCCATGAGCTGGACGTTGAGCTCGCCCATCTCGAGATAGCGGCGGTTGACGTCGGTGATCTCCAGCTCGCCGCGATGCGAGGGGCGGACGGCGGCGGCGATGTCGAGGACGCGGTTGTCGTAGAAGTAGAGGCCGGTGACGGCCCAGGGCGAGGTGGCGACCGGGGGCTTCTCGACGATCTCGGTGGGCCGGCCGGCGGCATCGAGGGTGACGACGCCATAGCGCTCGGGATCGCTGACGTGATAGGCGAAGACGGTGGCGCCCGCG includes:
- the rfbA gene encoding glucose-1-phosphate thymidylyltransferase RfbA, encoding MKGIILAGGSGTRLYPATLAVNKQLLPVYDKPMIYYPLSVLMLAGIREILLISSPDYLDAYKRLLQDGSQFGLDITYVEQPRPEGLAQAFILGRDFVGTDSVALILGDNIFFGAGLRDTLAKARTAAGATVFAYHVSDPERYGVVTLDAAGRPTEIVEKPPVATSPWAVTGLYFYDNRVLDIAAAVRPSHRGELEITDVNRRYLEMGELNVQLMGRGYAWLDTGTHDSLLEAGEFVRTIQNRQNMQIGCPEEIA